The proteins below are encoded in one region of Balaenoptera ricei isolate mBalRic1 chromosome 6, mBalRic1.hap2, whole genome shotgun sequence:
- the ZNF658 gene encoding zinc finger protein 658 isoform X1, which produces MNIAQGSVSFEDVTVEFTQDEWQYVVPAQRTLYKDVMLENYSHLISLVVTFAGYCIIKPQVIFKLEHGEEPWSSEEEFLNQKYPGYCRVDVHIEENWEKQEKPLWQVVFIDNKILSKEEQKVLEKPFNLNITPDFSGKMPSKHDSCRMNLPVVSELILSDRNYSRNKTDYINVCEKLQLDIQHEKTHTGEQCYKYNENLEALSYVKDHHKFQTLEQSFECNEYGKVLHDKTVCVTAKSSVTGEDSCKDNEFRGNCDKAALFNHMRTGTRKKCFDLNECGKSCEYNEVHMALAHNECNESGNNFSRNSPLTQPQRTVTGQGAFESSKCEENLSQSSGHIVHQKIQTRDTFCVYNGFTNTFYQKLDFTVHQRTHKEEKFYQCDKYEKSFHQNSALSVHQQCDTGEKSFELTECRKSFYQKAHLIQHQRTHPGEKPYECEECGKSFCSNSHPVHYPGTHMGVNLYECNECGKTFADNSTLRAHQRIHTKEKPFKCNDCERSSAHNSALRAHQRIHTGEKLYECNDCEKTFAHNSTLRAHQKIHTGVKLYKCNECGKTFSQKTRLSTHQRIHTGEKPYGCSECGKTFSQKSYLSGHERIHKGEKPYECNECGKTFVYKAALIVHQRIHTGEKPYECNECGKTFSQRTHLYAHQRTHTGEKPYECKECGKTFADNSALRAHQRIHKGEKPYECSECGKTFSKTSHLRAHLRTRTGEKPYECNECGKTFSQKSYVGAHQRIHTGEKPYECNICGKPFAHNSTLRVHQRIHTGVKSYKCNECGKTFSQKSHLSAHQRIHTGEKPYECNECGKAFAQNSTLGVHLRIHTGERPYKCYECGKTFVRKAALRVHHTRMHTREKTLACNEFGMC; this is translated from the exons ATGAACATAGCTCAG GGATCAGTGTCATTCGAAGACGTGACTGTGGAGTTCACCCAGGATGAATGGCAGTATGTAGTCCCTGCTCAGAGGACCCTGTACAAAgatgtgatgctggagaactaCAGCCACCTCATCTCATTGG TTGTTACATTTGCAGGGTACTGCATTATCAAACCCCAGGTGATCTTCAAGTTGGAGCACGGTGAAGAGCCCTGGTCCTCAGAGGAAGAATTCCTAAACCAGAAGTACCCAG gaTATTGCAGAGTTGATGTCCATATTGAGGAGAactgggaaaaacaagagaaacctcTGTGGCAAGTAGTATTCATTGAtaacaaaatattgagtaaaGAAGAGCAGAAAGTTTTAGAGAAACCATTTAATCTCAATATAACTCCAGATTTTTCAGGAAAAATGCCCTCTAAACATGACTCATGTAGAATGAATTTGCCAGTTGTTTCTGAATTAATTCTTAGTGATAGGAATTATTCACGAAACAAGACTGACTACATAAATGTATGTGAAAAGTTGCAGCTGGATATTCAGCATGAGAAAACTCATACTGGAGAGCAGTGTTACAAATATAATGAAAATCTGGAAGCTCTCAGTTATGTGAAAGATCATCATAAATTTCAAACTCTGGAGCAATCTTTTGAATGTAATGAATATGGAAAAGTTTTACATGATAAGACCGTCTGTGTTACAGCTAAGAGTTCAGTAACAGGAGAGGATTCCTGTAAGGATAATGAATTTAGGGGAAATTGTGATAAAGCAGCTCTTTTTAACCACATGAGAACTGGCACAAGGAAGAAATGCTTTGATCTTAATGAATGTGGTAAATCCTGTGAATACAATGAGGTTCACATGGCTTTGGCACACAATGAATGTAATGAAAGTGGGAATAACTTCAGTAGGAATTCACCCCTCACTCAGCCTCAGAGAACTGTTACAGGACAAGGTGCCTTTGAAAGCAGTAAGTGTGAAGAAAACTTGAGCCAGAGCTCAGGCCATATAGTACATCAGAAGATACAAACTAGAGATACATTCTGTGTTTATAATGGATTTACAAACACCTTCTACCAGAAGTTAGACTTTACAGTACATCAGAGAACTCACAAAGAAGAGAAATTCTATCAATGTGATAAATATGAGAAATCCTTCCATCAGAACTCAGCCCTCAGTGTTCATCAGCAGTGTGACACAGGAGAGAAGTCATTTGAACTTACTGAATGCAGGAAATCATTTTACCAGAAAGCACACCTTATTCAGCATCAGAGGACCCACCCAGGggagaaaccttatgaatgtgAGGAATGTGGGAAATCCTTTTGTTCAAATTCACATCCTGTTCATTATCCTGGAACTCATATGGGAGTCAATCTgtatgaatgtaatgaatgtgggaaaactTTTGCTGATAATTCAACCCTCAGAgcacatcagagaattcacacaaAGGAGAAACCCTTCAAATGTAATGACTGTgagaggtcttctgcccataatTCAGCCCTCAGAgcacatcagagaattcacacaggTGAGAAACTATATGAGTGTAATGACTGTGAGAAGACTTTTGCCCATAATTCCACCCTCAGAGCACATCAGAAAATTCACACTGGGGTGAAACTCtacaaatgtaatgaatgtgggaaaactTTTTCCCAGAAGACACGTCTTAGTACACATCAGAGGATTCACACAGGTGAGAAACCCTATGGATGtagtgaatgtgggaaaaccttctCCCAGAAATCATACCTCAGTGGACATGAGAGAATTCACAAAGGGGAAAAACcttatgaatgtaatgaatgtgggaaaactTTTGTCTATAAGGCAGCCCTCATTGTCCATCAAAGAATTCACAcaggagaaaaaccctatgaatgtaatgaatgtgggaaaactTTCTCCCAGAGGACACACCTCTATGCACATCAGAGAACTCACACAGGggagaaaccttatgaatgtaaggaatgtgggaaaactTTTGCAGATAATTCAGCCCTCAGGgcacatcagagaattcacaaaggggagaaaccctatgaatgtagtGAATGTGGGAAAACTTTCTCCAAGACATCACACCTCAGAGCACATCTGAGGACTCGCAcaggggagaaaccctatgaatgtaatgaatgtgggaaaactTTCTCCCAGAAGTCATATGTTGGTgcacatcagagaattcacacaggGGAGAAACCTTACGAATGTAACATATGTGGGAAACCTTTTGCCCATAATTCAACCCTCAGAgtacatcagagaattcacacaggTGTAAAATCCtacaaatgtaatgaatgtgggaaaactTTCTCCCAGAAGTCACACCTTAGTgcacatcagagaattcacacaggagagaaaccctatgagtgtaatgaatgtgggaaagcttttGCCCAAAATTCAACTCTTGGAGTACACCTGAGAATTCACACAGGTGAGAGACCCTACAAATGTTATGAATGTGGAAAAACCTTTGTCCGTAAGGCAGCTCTTAGAGTACATCACACCAGAATGCACACCAGAGAGAAAACCCTTGCATGTAATGAATTTGGGATGTGCTAA
- the ZNF658 gene encoding zinc finger protein 658 isoform X2, with amino-acid sequence MNIAQGSVSFEDVTVEFTQDEWQYVVPAQRTLYKDVMLENYSHLISLGYCIIKPQVIFKLEHGEEPWSSEEEFLNQKYPGYCRVDVHIEENWEKQEKPLWQVVFIDNKILSKEEQKVLEKPFNLNITPDFSGKMPSKHDSCRMNLPVVSELILSDRNYSRNKTDYINVCEKLQLDIQHEKTHTGEQCYKYNENLEALSYVKDHHKFQTLEQSFECNEYGKVLHDKTVCVTAKSSVTGEDSCKDNEFRGNCDKAALFNHMRTGTRKKCFDLNECGKSCEYNEVHMALAHNECNESGNNFSRNSPLTQPQRTVTGQGAFESSKCEENLSQSSGHIVHQKIQTRDTFCVYNGFTNTFYQKLDFTVHQRTHKEEKFYQCDKYEKSFHQNSALSVHQQCDTGEKSFELTECRKSFYQKAHLIQHQRTHPGEKPYECEECGKSFCSNSHPVHYPGTHMGVNLYECNECGKTFADNSTLRAHQRIHTKEKPFKCNDCERSSAHNSALRAHQRIHTGEKLYECNDCEKTFAHNSTLRAHQKIHTGVKLYKCNECGKTFSQKTRLSTHQRIHTGEKPYGCSECGKTFSQKSYLSGHERIHKGEKPYECNECGKTFVYKAALIVHQRIHTGEKPYECNECGKTFSQRTHLYAHQRTHTGEKPYECKECGKTFADNSALRAHQRIHKGEKPYECSECGKTFSKTSHLRAHLRTRTGEKPYECNECGKTFSQKSYVGAHQRIHTGEKPYECNICGKPFAHNSTLRVHQRIHTGVKSYKCNECGKTFSQKSHLSAHQRIHTGEKPYECNECGKAFAQNSTLGVHLRIHTGERPYKCYECGKTFVRKAALRVHHTRMHTREKTLACNEFGMC; translated from the exons ATGAACATAGCTCAG GGATCAGTGTCATTCGAAGACGTGACTGTGGAGTTCACCCAGGATGAATGGCAGTATGTAGTCCCTGCTCAGAGGACCCTGTACAAAgatgtgatgctggagaactaCAGCCACCTCATCTCATTGG GGTACTGCATTATCAAACCCCAGGTGATCTTCAAGTTGGAGCACGGTGAAGAGCCCTGGTCCTCAGAGGAAGAATTCCTAAACCAGAAGTACCCAG gaTATTGCAGAGTTGATGTCCATATTGAGGAGAactgggaaaaacaagagaaacctcTGTGGCAAGTAGTATTCATTGAtaacaaaatattgagtaaaGAAGAGCAGAAAGTTTTAGAGAAACCATTTAATCTCAATATAACTCCAGATTTTTCAGGAAAAATGCCCTCTAAACATGACTCATGTAGAATGAATTTGCCAGTTGTTTCTGAATTAATTCTTAGTGATAGGAATTATTCACGAAACAAGACTGACTACATAAATGTATGTGAAAAGTTGCAGCTGGATATTCAGCATGAGAAAACTCATACTGGAGAGCAGTGTTACAAATATAATGAAAATCTGGAAGCTCTCAGTTATGTGAAAGATCATCATAAATTTCAAACTCTGGAGCAATCTTTTGAATGTAATGAATATGGAAAAGTTTTACATGATAAGACCGTCTGTGTTACAGCTAAGAGTTCAGTAACAGGAGAGGATTCCTGTAAGGATAATGAATTTAGGGGAAATTGTGATAAAGCAGCTCTTTTTAACCACATGAGAACTGGCACAAGGAAGAAATGCTTTGATCTTAATGAATGTGGTAAATCCTGTGAATACAATGAGGTTCACATGGCTTTGGCACACAATGAATGTAATGAAAGTGGGAATAACTTCAGTAGGAATTCACCCCTCACTCAGCCTCAGAGAACTGTTACAGGACAAGGTGCCTTTGAAAGCAGTAAGTGTGAAGAAAACTTGAGCCAGAGCTCAGGCCATATAGTACATCAGAAGATACAAACTAGAGATACATTCTGTGTTTATAATGGATTTACAAACACCTTCTACCAGAAGTTAGACTTTACAGTACATCAGAGAACTCACAAAGAAGAGAAATTCTATCAATGTGATAAATATGAGAAATCCTTCCATCAGAACTCAGCCCTCAGTGTTCATCAGCAGTGTGACACAGGAGAGAAGTCATTTGAACTTACTGAATGCAGGAAATCATTTTACCAGAAAGCACACCTTATTCAGCATCAGAGGACCCACCCAGGggagaaaccttatgaatgtgAGGAATGTGGGAAATCCTTTTGTTCAAATTCACATCCTGTTCATTATCCTGGAACTCATATGGGAGTCAATCTgtatgaatgtaatgaatgtgggaaaactTTTGCTGATAATTCAACCCTCAGAgcacatcagagaattcacacaaAGGAGAAACCCTTCAAATGTAATGACTGTgagaggtcttctgcccataatTCAGCCCTCAGAgcacatcagagaattcacacaggTGAGAAACTATATGAGTGTAATGACTGTGAGAAGACTTTTGCCCATAATTCCACCCTCAGAGCACATCAGAAAATTCACACTGGGGTGAAACTCtacaaatgtaatgaatgtgggaaaactTTTTCCCAGAAGACACGTCTTAGTACACATCAGAGGATTCACACAGGTGAGAAACCCTATGGATGtagtgaatgtgggaaaaccttctCCCAGAAATCATACCTCAGTGGACATGAGAGAATTCACAAAGGGGAAAAACcttatgaatgtaatgaatgtgggaaaactTTTGTCTATAAGGCAGCCCTCATTGTCCATCAAAGAATTCACAcaggagaaaaaccctatgaatgtaatgaatgtgggaaaactTTCTCCCAGAGGACACACCTCTATGCACATCAGAGAACTCACACAGGggagaaaccttatgaatgtaaggaatgtgggaaaactTTTGCAGATAATTCAGCCCTCAGGgcacatcagagaattcacaaaggggagaaaccctatgaatgtagtGAATGTGGGAAAACTTTCTCCAAGACATCACACCTCAGAGCACATCTGAGGACTCGCAcaggggagaaaccctatgaatgtaatgaatgtgggaaaactTTCTCCCAGAAGTCATATGTTGGTgcacatcagagaattcacacaggGGAGAAACCTTACGAATGTAACATATGTGGGAAACCTTTTGCCCATAATTCAACCCTCAGAgtacatcagagaattcacacaggTGTAAAATCCtacaaatgtaatgaatgtgggaaaactTTCTCCCAGAAGTCACACCTTAGTgcacatcagagaattcacacaggagagaaaccctatgagtgtaatgaatgtgggaaagcttttGCCCAAAATTCAACTCTTGGAGTACACCTGAGAATTCACACAGGTGAGAGACCCTACAAATGTTATGAATGTGGAAAAACCTTTGTCCGTAAGGCAGCTCTTAGAGTACATCACACCAGAATGCACACCAGAGAGAAAACCCTTGCATGTAATGAATTTGGGATGTGCTAA
- the ZNF658 gene encoding zinc finger protein 658 isoform X3, which yields MLENYSHLISLVVTFAGYCIIKPQVIFKLEHGEEPWSSEEEFLNQKYPGYCRVDVHIEENWEKQEKPLWQVVFIDNKILSKEEQKVLEKPFNLNITPDFSGKMPSKHDSCRMNLPVVSELILSDRNYSRNKTDYINVCEKLQLDIQHEKTHTGEQCYKYNENLEALSYVKDHHKFQTLEQSFECNEYGKVLHDKTVCVTAKSSVTGEDSCKDNEFRGNCDKAALFNHMRTGTRKKCFDLNECGKSCEYNEVHMALAHNECNESGNNFSRNSPLTQPQRTVTGQGAFESSKCEENLSQSSGHIVHQKIQTRDTFCVYNGFTNTFYQKLDFTVHQRTHKEEKFYQCDKYEKSFHQNSALSVHQQCDTGEKSFELTECRKSFYQKAHLIQHQRTHPGEKPYECEECGKSFCSNSHPVHYPGTHMGVNLYECNECGKTFADNSTLRAHQRIHTKEKPFKCNDCERSSAHNSALRAHQRIHTGEKLYECNDCEKTFAHNSTLRAHQKIHTGVKLYKCNECGKTFSQKTRLSTHQRIHTGEKPYGCSECGKTFSQKSYLSGHERIHKGEKPYECNECGKTFVYKAALIVHQRIHTGEKPYECNECGKTFSQRTHLYAHQRTHTGEKPYECKECGKTFADNSALRAHQRIHKGEKPYECSECGKTFSKTSHLRAHLRTRTGEKPYECNECGKTFSQKSYVGAHQRIHTGEKPYECNICGKPFAHNSTLRVHQRIHTGVKSYKCNECGKTFSQKSHLSAHQRIHTGEKPYECNECGKAFAQNSTLGVHLRIHTGERPYKCYECGKTFVRKAALRVHHTRMHTREKTLACNEFGMC from the exons atgctggagaactaCAGCCACCTCATCTCATTGG TTGTTACATTTGCAGGGTACTGCATTATCAAACCCCAGGTGATCTTCAAGTTGGAGCACGGTGAAGAGCCCTGGTCCTCAGAGGAAGAATTCCTAAACCAGAAGTACCCAG gaTATTGCAGAGTTGATGTCCATATTGAGGAGAactgggaaaaacaagagaaacctcTGTGGCAAGTAGTATTCATTGAtaacaaaatattgagtaaaGAAGAGCAGAAAGTTTTAGAGAAACCATTTAATCTCAATATAACTCCAGATTTTTCAGGAAAAATGCCCTCTAAACATGACTCATGTAGAATGAATTTGCCAGTTGTTTCTGAATTAATTCTTAGTGATAGGAATTATTCACGAAACAAGACTGACTACATAAATGTATGTGAAAAGTTGCAGCTGGATATTCAGCATGAGAAAACTCATACTGGAGAGCAGTGTTACAAATATAATGAAAATCTGGAAGCTCTCAGTTATGTGAAAGATCATCATAAATTTCAAACTCTGGAGCAATCTTTTGAATGTAATGAATATGGAAAAGTTTTACATGATAAGACCGTCTGTGTTACAGCTAAGAGTTCAGTAACAGGAGAGGATTCCTGTAAGGATAATGAATTTAGGGGAAATTGTGATAAAGCAGCTCTTTTTAACCACATGAGAACTGGCACAAGGAAGAAATGCTTTGATCTTAATGAATGTGGTAAATCCTGTGAATACAATGAGGTTCACATGGCTTTGGCACACAATGAATGTAATGAAAGTGGGAATAACTTCAGTAGGAATTCACCCCTCACTCAGCCTCAGAGAACTGTTACAGGACAAGGTGCCTTTGAAAGCAGTAAGTGTGAAGAAAACTTGAGCCAGAGCTCAGGCCATATAGTACATCAGAAGATACAAACTAGAGATACATTCTGTGTTTATAATGGATTTACAAACACCTTCTACCAGAAGTTAGACTTTACAGTACATCAGAGAACTCACAAAGAAGAGAAATTCTATCAATGTGATAAATATGAGAAATCCTTCCATCAGAACTCAGCCCTCAGTGTTCATCAGCAGTGTGACACAGGAGAGAAGTCATTTGAACTTACTGAATGCAGGAAATCATTTTACCAGAAAGCACACCTTATTCAGCATCAGAGGACCCACCCAGGggagaaaccttatgaatgtgAGGAATGTGGGAAATCCTTTTGTTCAAATTCACATCCTGTTCATTATCCTGGAACTCATATGGGAGTCAATCTgtatgaatgtaatgaatgtgggaaaactTTTGCTGATAATTCAACCCTCAGAgcacatcagagaattcacacaaAGGAGAAACCCTTCAAATGTAATGACTGTgagaggtcttctgcccataatTCAGCCCTCAGAgcacatcagagaattcacacaggTGAGAAACTATATGAGTGTAATGACTGTGAGAAGACTTTTGCCCATAATTCCACCCTCAGAGCACATCAGAAAATTCACACTGGGGTGAAACTCtacaaatgtaatgaatgtgggaaaactTTTTCCCAGAAGACACGTCTTAGTACACATCAGAGGATTCACACAGGTGAGAAACCCTATGGATGtagtgaatgtgggaaaaccttctCCCAGAAATCATACCTCAGTGGACATGAGAGAATTCACAAAGGGGAAAAACcttatgaatgtaatgaatgtgggaaaactTTTGTCTATAAGGCAGCCCTCATTGTCCATCAAAGAATTCACAcaggagaaaaaccctatgaatgtaatgaatgtgggaaaactTTCTCCCAGAGGACACACCTCTATGCACATCAGAGAACTCACACAGGggagaaaccttatgaatgtaaggaatgtgggaaaactTTTGCAGATAATTCAGCCCTCAGGgcacatcagagaattcacaaaggggagaaaccctatgaatgtagtGAATGTGGGAAAACTTTCTCCAAGACATCACACCTCAGAGCACATCTGAGGACTCGCAcaggggagaaaccctatgaatgtaatgaatgtgggaaaactTTCTCCCAGAAGTCATATGTTGGTgcacatcagagaattcacacaggGGAGAAACCTTACGAATGTAACATATGTGGGAAACCTTTTGCCCATAATTCAACCCTCAGAgtacatcagagaattcacacaggTGTAAAATCCtacaaatgtaatgaatgtgggaaaactTTCTCCCAGAAGTCACACCTTAGTgcacatcagagaattcacacaggagagaaaccctatgagtgtaatgaatgtgggaaagcttttGCCCAAAATTCAACTCTTGGAGTACACCTGAGAATTCACACAGGTGAGAGACCCTACAAATGTTATGAATGTGGAAAAACCTTTGTCCGTAAGGCAGCTCTTAGAGTACATCACACCAGAATGCACACCAGAGAGAAAACCCTTGCATGTAATGAATTTGGGATGTGCTAA